A DNA window from Desulfobulbaceae bacterium contains the following coding sequences:
- a CDS encoding Y-family DNA polymerase, which yields MRNFALVDCNNFYVSCERLFDPSLERRPVVVLSNNDGCIIARSEEAKGLGIGMGEPYFKLESFMAKQGVKVLSSNYALYGDLSHRVMDVLQQLEPEVEVYSIDEAFVVLPAIKGRSVKEYATQVRRQIKQHVGIPVSIGIGPTKTLAKLANRVAKKESNSRGVFDIAECDSIDALLAKFPTSDVWGIGRRYAEKLQKGGITNALHLKNADDAWLRKNLTVVGLRTATELRGKPCIEVEDVPPARKSIVSSRSFGRPVDTLEELKEAVASYVTIAAEKLRSQNLTVSALHVFVQTNRFRKNQPQYAASQTARLVQHTANTSHLISRALVCLEQIYKSGYQYQKVGVMLTDLTGAGSVQMPLFGGVTERPELMSALDQVNARWGRNPLQNAAAGIEKKWGMKQQFKSKGYTTRWDELPVVKASLS from the coding sequence ATGAGAAATTTTGCCCTGGTTGATTGTAATAATTTCTATGTCTCCTGTGAGCGGCTGTTTGATCCAAGCCTGGAGCGCAGGCCGGTGGTTGTTTTGTCAAACAATGACGGCTGTATTATTGCCCGTTCTGAGGAGGCTAAAGGGCTCGGTATTGGCATGGGAGAGCCCTATTTTAAACTTGAATCGTTCATGGCAAAACAGGGAGTGAAGGTGCTGTCATCAAATTATGCGCTTTATGGAGACCTGTCACACCGAGTTATGGATGTTCTGCAGCAGTTGGAACCAGAGGTCGAGGTCTATTCGATTGACGAGGCCTTTGTTGTCTTGCCTGCAATTAAGGGGCGCAGCGTAAAAGAGTACGCCACTCAGGTCCGCCGTCAGATAAAGCAGCATGTTGGGATTCCGGTTTCCATTGGCATAGGTCCAACCAAGACTCTCGCCAAGTTGGCCAACAGGGTGGCCAAAAAGGAGTCGAACTCCAGGGGCGTTTTTGATATTGCCGAGTGTGACTCGATAGATGCACTGTTAGCGAAATTTCCAACAAGTGATGTCTGGGGCATTGGGCGACGCTATGCCGAGAAACTGCAAAAAGGCGGAATTACTAATGCGCTGCATCTTAAAAATGCAGATGATGCCTGGCTGCGAAAGAACTTGACGGTGGTTGGCTTACGCACGGCTACAGAGTTACGCGGAAAGCCGTGTATTGAAGTTGAGGATGTGCCGCCCGCCAGGAAATCAATTGTCAGTTCCCGCTCTTTTGGAAGGCCTGTTGACACGCTTGAAGAGTTGAAAGAGGCCGTTGCCTCCTATGTCACTATTGCAGCAGAAAAATTGCGCTCCCAGAACCTCACAGTTTCTGCGCTGCATGTTTTCGTGCAAACGAACCGTTTTAGAAAAAATCAGCCCCAGTATGCTGCCAGTCAGACGGCGCGATTAGTTCAACATACGGCGAACACCTCACATTTGATTTCCCGAGCACTTGTGTGCCTTGAGCAGATTTACAAATCGGGCTACCAGTACCAGAAAGTTGGGGTCATGCTGACAGACCTGACTGGGGCCGGCAGCGTACAGATGCCACTGTTTGGTGGTGTCACTGAGCGGCCTGAGTTAATGTCGGCTTTGGATCAGGTGAATGCCCGCTGGGGCAGAAACCCCCTCCAGAATGCTGCGGCTGGCATTGAAAAAAAATGGGGCATGAAGCAGCAGTTCAAGTCGAAGGGGTATACTACCAGGTGGGATGAACTCCCGGTGGTAAAGGCCTCGCTTTCCTAG
- the umuD gene encoding translesion error-prone DNA polymerase V autoproteolytic subunit, protein MVLKLDQSIAAVYGCDQKTTVVRPLFFSGVSAGFPSPADDYIDRMLDLNELLVPNPAATFFVRVAGDSMTGAGINHDDILVVDRSLEPTNGKIVIAAVQGELTVKRLIKNEMVCRLVAENPNYSPIELSEESECEVWGIVTSVIHQF, encoded by the coding sequence ATGGTATTAAAGTTGGATCAGTCAATTGCTGCAGTTTATGGTTGTGATCAAAAAACAACGGTCGTCCGGCCGCTTTTTTTCAGTGGTGTGTCGGCTGGATTTCCCTCTCCGGCTGACGATTATATTGATCGGATGCTCGACTTAAATGAGCTCCTGGTGCCGAACCCGGCTGCCACCTTTTTTGTGCGTGTGGCAGGGGATTCCATGACGGGGGCAGGTATTAACCATGATGATATCTTGGTGGTTGACCGCTCGCTGGAGCCGACAAATGGTAAAATTGTCATTGCGGCAGTTCAAGGCGAATTAACCGTTAAACGGCTTATTAAAAATGAGATGGTTTGCCGGCTTGTGGCAGAGAACCCCAATTATTCGCCCATTGAACTTAGCGAAGAGTCAGAATGTGAAGTCTGGGGCATCGTGACCAGCGTCATCCACCAGTTCTGA
- a CDS encoding iron-containing alcohol dehydrogenase, with the protein MFDFTFHNPTKIIFGRDTENRIGQELKNAGINKVLLVYGKQSIKESGLFDTITASLAKAAISFVEHGGVSSNPVVSHTRVGVEIAKKETVQAVLAVGGGSVIDESKAIAIGALSSKDVWSFFTGDEVTKALPVFAVLTLAATGSEMNGNAVISNEETQHKYNISSLLAYPRVSILNPALTCTVPKSYSAYGAVDAIAHVIEGYFTKQSGPKLQDRIVESIINTVIETNNIIIADPGNYNARAEFMWAATLALNGLTTTGIADYSFPNHMIEHSLSAIYNIAHGAGLAIVIPAWMRWYSATRPGQFERFSEKIFGLQGVSSGIEALESWFQGQGAPIRLQQADIPATDIDKIADNALGLARRWGIDALYTKKAITDILRLAV; encoded by the coding sequence ATGTTTGACTTCACCTTCCACAACCCGACGAAAATTATTTTTGGACGCGACACTGAAAATCGTATCGGCCAGGAGCTTAAAAATGCCGGAATCAACAAGGTTCTTTTGGTTTACGGAAAACAGTCGATTAAAGAATCCGGCCTTTTTGATACAATAACAGCCTCTCTGGCTAAAGCCGCTATTTCCTTTGTCGAACATGGTGGAGTTTCATCAAACCCGGTTGTCTCCCATACCCGTGTCGGGGTTGAAATTGCCAAGAAAGAGACCGTGCAGGCAGTTTTAGCTGTCGGTGGCGGCTCTGTCATCGATGAAAGCAAGGCCATAGCCATTGGCGCGTTATCCTCAAAGGATGTCTGGAGTTTTTTTACTGGCGATGAGGTAACCAAGGCACTACCGGTCTTTGCGGTCCTCACTCTTGCTGCCACCGGCAGTGAAATGAACGGTAATGCTGTTATCAGTAACGAGGAGACTCAACATAAATACAATATCTCATCTCTACTCGCCTATCCCAGAGTATCAATTCTTAACCCGGCACTTACCTGCACTGTCCCCAAAAGCTACTCAGCCTACGGAGCCGTTGATGCAATTGCCCACGTTATTGAAGGCTATTTCACGAAACAATCCGGCCCTAAACTACAGGATAGAATTGTTGAGAGCATCATCAACACAGTTATTGAAACCAATAATATTATTATTGCAGATCCTGGCAACTATAACGCCCGGGCCGAGTTTATGTGGGCTGCCACCCTGGCCTTAAACGGCCTGACAACAACAGGCATTGCCGACTATAGTTTCCCGAACCATATGATTGAACATTCCTTAAGTGCCATTTACAACATTGCCCATGGGGCAGGTCTGGCTATCGTCATACCCGCCTGGATGCGGTGGTACAGTGCAACGCGCCCAGGTCAGTTTGAGCGTTTTTCTGAAAAGATATTTGGCCTGCAAGGCGTTAGTTCAGGTATTGAAGCATTAGAATCCTGGTTTCAAGGGCAGGGGGCGCCAATTCGTCTTCAGCAGGCAGATATTCCTGCCACCGACATTGATAAAATTGCCGATAATGCCCTGGGACTTGCCAGACGCTGGGGGATTGACGCCCTATACACCAAAAAGGCAATCACCGATATTCTCCGGTTGGCAGTATAG